The following proteins are co-located in the Anas platyrhynchos isolate ZD024472 breed Pekin duck chromosome 1, IASCAAS_PekinDuck_T2T, whole genome shotgun sequence genome:
- the CBLL1 gene encoding E3 ubiquitin-protein ligase Hakai isoform X1 yields the protein MAHTDNDLQGTNSSGSLGGLDVRRRIPIKLISKQTNKAKPAPRAPRNMNRMPSKTQAGDEEEFDYNEEERYECKGGEMFGNQRRFPGPIFWDYKINLLGEKDDTPVHFCDKCGLPIKTYGRMIPCKHVFCYDCAILHEKKGDKMCPGCNEPVQRIEQCVRGSLFMCSIVQGCKRTYLSQRDLQAHINHRHMRAGKPVTRPPLEPVHPPIAPPPAEIPERFIMPPEKHHMSHIPPKQHIMMPPPPLQHVPHEHYNQPHEDIRAPPAEMAMAPPPPRPVSQDTFRISTRKHSNLITVPIQDDSSSGAREPPPPAPAPAHHHPEYQGQPVVTHPHHIMPPQQHYAPPPPPPPPISHPLQHPPQAAGTPHMVYSQAPPPPMTSAPPPITPPPGHIIAQMPPYMNHPPPGPPPPQHGGPPVNVSAPPPHHYNPNSLPQFSEDQGTLSPPFTQPGGMSPGIWPAPRGPPPPPRMQGPPAQAPLPGPHHPDQARYRPYYQ from the exons ATGGCCCACACTG ACAATGATTTGCAAGGAACAAATAGTTCAGGATCATTGGGTGGTCTTGATGTTCGTAGAAGAATTCCTATAAAGCTGATCTCAAAGCAGACCAATAAAGCCAAACCTGCACCTCGGGCTCCCAGAAATATGAACAGGATGCCTTCCAAGACTCAAGCTGGTGATGAAG AAGAATTTGATTATAACGAAGAGGAGCGGTACGAATGCAAAGGAGGTGAAATGTTTGGAAATCAGAGGAGGTTCCCTGGACCCATTTTCTGGGACTATAAG ATTAACTTGCTGGGGGAGAAGGACGATACGCCCGTCCACTTCTGCGATAAGTGTGGATTGCCCATCAAAACCTATGGGCGCATG ATACCTTGCAAGCATGTTTTCTGCTATGACTGTGCTATACTACATGAGAAAAAGGGAGACAAGATGTGTCCGGG ctgtaACGAACCTGTGCAGCGCATCGAGCAGTGCGTACGAGGGTCTCTCTTCATGTGTAGCATTGTCCAAGGGTGCAAGAGAACTTACCTGTCACAGAGGGACCTACAAGCTCACATCAACCACCGCCATATGAGGGCCGGAAAGCCCGTTACTCGCCCTCCGCTTGAGCCCGTTCACCCTCCGATTGCCCCACCACCTGCTGAAATTCCTGAGCGCTTCATAATGCCGCCTGAGAAACACCACATGAGCCACATCCCACCGAAGCAGCACATCATGATGCCCCCGCCTCCTCTGCAGCACGTGCCCCACGAGCATTACAACCAGCCCCACGAAGACATCCGTGCTCCTCCAGCGGAGATGGCCATggctccgccgccgcctcgcccgGTCAGTCAGGACACCTTCCGCATCTCCACCAGGAAACACAGCAACCTGATAACTGTTCCCATTCAGGATGATTCCAGTTCGGGGGCTCGAGAACCACCTCCGCCGGCCCCGGCACCCGCTCACCATCACCCCGAGTACCAGGGGCAGCCCGTGGTAACGCACCCTCACCACATCATGCCTCCGCAGCAGCATTACGCGCCGCCCCCCCCACCGCCTCCTCCGATAAGCCACCCTTTGCAGCATCCCCCCCAGGCAGCGGGCACCCCTCACATGGTGTACAGCCAAGCTCCTCCGCCGCCAATgacctctgctcctcctcccatCACCCCGCCGCCTGGACATATAATTGCCCAGATGCCACCCTACATGAATCATCCTCCTCCGGGacctccccctcctcagcacGGAGGCCCCCCCGTAAACGTAAgtgcgccccctccccaccactaCAACCCTAACTCTTTGCCACAGTTCAGTGAAGACCAAGGAACTCTTAGCCCCCCCTTCACGCAGCCAGGGGGGATGAGTCCAGGGATTTGGCCAGCTCCACGAGGGCCGCCTCCACCGCCGAGAATGCAAGGGCCTCCTGCTCAGGCCCCTCTTCCTGGACCACACCACCCTGATCAAGCCAGATACAGACCCTATTACCAATGA
- the CBLL1 gene encoding E3 ubiquitin-protein ligase Hakai isoform X2 gives MAHTDNDLQGTNSSGSLGGLDVRRRIPIKLISKQTNKAKPAPRAPRNMNRMPSKTQAGDEEFDYNEEERYECKGGEMFGNQRRFPGPIFWDYKINLLGEKDDTPVHFCDKCGLPIKTYGRMIPCKHVFCYDCAILHEKKGDKMCPGCNEPVQRIEQCVRGSLFMCSIVQGCKRTYLSQRDLQAHINHRHMRAGKPVTRPPLEPVHPPIAPPPAEIPERFIMPPEKHHMSHIPPKQHIMMPPPPLQHVPHEHYNQPHEDIRAPPAEMAMAPPPPRPVSQDTFRISTRKHSNLITVPIQDDSSSGAREPPPPAPAPAHHHPEYQGQPVVTHPHHIMPPQQHYAPPPPPPPPISHPLQHPPQAAGTPHMVYSQAPPPPMTSAPPPITPPPGHIIAQMPPYMNHPPPGPPPPQHGGPPVNVSAPPPHHYNPNSLPQFSEDQGTLSPPFTQPGGMSPGIWPAPRGPPPPPRMQGPPAQAPLPGPHHPDQARYRPYYQ, from the exons ATGGCCCACACTG ACAATGATTTGCAAGGAACAAATAGTTCAGGATCATTGGGTGGTCTTGATGTTCGTAGAAGAATTCCTATAAAGCTGATCTCAAAGCAGACCAATAAAGCCAAACCTGCACCTCGGGCTCCCAGAAATATGAACAGGATGCCTTCCAAGACTCAAGCTGGTGATGAAG AATTTGATTATAACGAAGAGGAGCGGTACGAATGCAAAGGAGGTGAAATGTTTGGAAATCAGAGGAGGTTCCCTGGACCCATTTTCTGGGACTATAAG ATTAACTTGCTGGGGGAGAAGGACGATACGCCCGTCCACTTCTGCGATAAGTGTGGATTGCCCATCAAAACCTATGGGCGCATG ATACCTTGCAAGCATGTTTTCTGCTATGACTGTGCTATACTACATGAGAAAAAGGGAGACAAGATGTGTCCGGG ctgtaACGAACCTGTGCAGCGCATCGAGCAGTGCGTACGAGGGTCTCTCTTCATGTGTAGCATTGTCCAAGGGTGCAAGAGAACTTACCTGTCACAGAGGGACCTACAAGCTCACATCAACCACCGCCATATGAGGGCCGGAAAGCCCGTTACTCGCCCTCCGCTTGAGCCCGTTCACCCTCCGATTGCCCCACCACCTGCTGAAATTCCTGAGCGCTTCATAATGCCGCCTGAGAAACACCACATGAGCCACATCCCACCGAAGCAGCACATCATGATGCCCCCGCCTCCTCTGCAGCACGTGCCCCACGAGCATTACAACCAGCCCCACGAAGACATCCGTGCTCCTCCAGCGGAGATGGCCATggctccgccgccgcctcgcccgGTCAGTCAGGACACCTTCCGCATCTCCACCAGGAAACACAGCAACCTGATAACTGTTCCCATTCAGGATGATTCCAGTTCGGGGGCTCGAGAACCACCTCCGCCGGCCCCGGCACCCGCTCACCATCACCCCGAGTACCAGGGGCAGCCCGTGGTAACGCACCCTCACCACATCATGCCTCCGCAGCAGCATTACGCGCCGCCCCCCCCACCGCCTCCTCCGATAAGCCACCCTTTGCAGCATCCCCCCCAGGCAGCGGGCACCCCTCACATGGTGTACAGCCAAGCTCCTCCGCCGCCAATgacctctgctcctcctcccatCACCCCGCCGCCTGGACATATAATTGCCCAGATGCCACCCTACATGAATCATCCTCCTCCGGGacctccccctcctcagcacGGAGGCCCCCCCGTAAACGTAAgtgcgccccctccccaccactaCAACCCTAACTCTTTGCCACAGTTCAGTGAAGACCAAGGAACTCTTAGCCCCCCCTTCACGCAGCCAGGGGGGATGAGTCCAGGGATTTGGCCAGCTCCACGAGGGCCGCCTCCACCGCCGAGAATGCAAGGGCCTCCTGCTCAGGCCCCTCTTCCTGGACCACACCACCCTGATCAAGCCAGATACAGACCCTATTACCAATGA
- the SLC26A3 gene encoding chloride anion exchanger, which translates to MVEPVGNHYIVARPVYSENSFDEEHEKLHRYHKNFWDNLKLYFRCSRQKAKRIALRFFPIVSWLPAYRFREWILSDIISGINTGLVSVLQGLAFALLVNVPPGYGLYAAFFPVLVYFIFGTSRHISVGPFPVLSLMVGGVVVRLVPDSTVNDTSTNTSIIDQERVMVAASVTFLAGIIQLLLGIIQFGFIVIYLSHSLISGFTTAAAIHVLVSQLKFMLQLSVPGYNVPFGIIYTLESVFSQIKDTNIADLLTSLLVLLIVFVVKELNDRYKAKLPAPIPIELIVTVLAALISHFLEFEKRFNVAVVGKLEEGFQAPVAPDIGILQKCIGDSISIAIVAFAVAFSVAKVYSIKHDYPIDGNQELIAFGLGNIVGGAFKGFASSTALSRSGVQESTGGKTQIAGIISAFIVLIVILAIGFLLEPLQKSVLAALALGNLKGMLMQFKEVGVLWRKDKYDCVIWVVTFLAAVFLGLDIGLATAVAFELLTVVIRSQFPSCTILANVGRSNIYRNRKDYTDIYEPEGVKIFRCSSPIFFANIEFFKEKLITAVGFNPLRILRKRNKALRKIRKMLKKGELQVTPKGFICMANQTHESDEELDNNRIEELDQPTSMTDLPIRIDWSSDLPPGITVPHVNIHSIVLDFSAVSFLDFSAMRVLQKTLKEFIRIDIDIYIAGAHEGFLEKLERCEFFDEEIKPSMFFLSIHDAVLHILLKKDTAPKLKLTEKGTSKDYIINTSNGLRSRENTNPAETKF; encoded by the exons ATGGTTGAACCTGTAGGCAACCACTATATCGTAGCCAGACCAGTGTACTCGGAGAACTCGTTTGATGAAGAGCATGAGAAATTGCACAGATACCATAAAAACTTTTGGGATAACCTGAAACTGTATTTTCG TTGCTCCCGGCAAAAGGCCAAAAGAATTGCCTTGCGTTTTTTTCCCATCGTCTCATGGCTGCCGGCGTACCGCTTCAGGGAGTGGATCCTCAGCGATATCATCTCTGGCATTAACACAGGGCTGGTGTCCGTGCTGCAAG GTCTTGCGTTTGCCTTGCTGGTGAATGTCCCTCCTGGTTATGGGCTCTACGCAGCATTCTTCCCAGTCCTGGTCTATTTTATCTTCGGCACATCCCGGCACATCTCAGTGG GTCCCTTCCCTGTCCTGAGCCTGATGGTGGGAGGAGTTGTCGTCAGGCTGGTCCCCGATAGTACTGTAAATGACACTTCCACCAACACCTCAATCATAGATCAAGAGCGGGTGATGGTAGCTGCATCTGTAACCTTCCTTGCTGGGATCATCCAG ttgcTTCTGGGAATTATCCAGTTTGGATTCATCGTCATTTATTTATCACATTCATTAATCAGTGGTTTCACAACTGCTGCAGCCATCCATGTTCTGGTGTCCCAGCTGAAGTTCATGCTTCAGCTGTCTGTCCCTGGATATAATGTACCATTTGGCATCATCTAT ACTCTGGAGAGTGTGTTCAGCCAGATCAAAGACACAAACATCGCCGACCTCCTCACCTCCCTTCTTGTCCTGCTGATCGTGTTTGTGGTGAAAGAGTTGAACGACCGCTACAAAGCGAAGTTACCAGCTCCCATCCCCATCGAGCTGATTGTG ACAGTCTTAGCAGCACTGATTTCCCATTTTCTCGAATTTGAAAAAAGATTTAATGTAGCTGTTGTTGGAAAGCTAGAAGAAGG atTTCAAGCTCCTGTTGCACCTGATATAGGCATCCTCCAGAAGTGTATCGGTGACAGCATTTCCATTGCAATCGTTGCGTTTGCAGTAGCCTTCTCCGTGGCTAAAGTGTATTCCATCAAGCACGACTACCCGATAGATGGCAACCAG GAACTAATTGCTTTTGGACTGGGTAATATCGTTGGTGGAGCATTCAAAGGATTTGCCTCCAGTACAGCTTTGTCAAGATCAGGTGTGCAGGAGAGCACAGGAGGCAAAACACAG ATTGCTGGTATTATCTCAGCATTCATCGTCTTGATTGTCATCTTGGCCATCGGGTTTCTCCTGGAACCATTACAGAAG TCAGTCCTCGCAGCTTTGGCTCTGGGCAACTTGAAAGGAATGCTCATGCAATTCAAGGAAGTGGGCGTCCTGTGGAGGAAGGACAAATATGACTGT GTGATCTGGGTGGTGACTTTCTTAGCCGCCGTTTTCCTTGGCCTGGATATTGGGCTGGCAACTGCCGTGGCTTTTGAGCTGCTGACCGTGGTGATCCGCTCCCAGTT CCCGAGCTGCACCATTTTGGCCAACGTTGGGAGAAGTAACATCTACAGGAACAGGAAGGATTACACTGAC ATCTATGAGCCAGAGGGAGTGAAGATTTTCAGATGCTCATCTCCTATCTTCTTTGCTAATATTGAATTCTTCAAAGAGAAACTCATCACTGCT GTTGGCTTCAACCCGCTTAGAATCCTGAGGAAACGCAATAAGGCTCTGCGGAAAATCAGAAAGATGCTGAAGAAAGGAGAGCTTCAAGTGACACCT AAAGGCTTCATTTGCATGGCTAACCAAACGCACGAGTCCGATGAAGAGTTAGACAACAACAGGATAGAGGAGCTGGACCAGCCCACCAGCATGACAGACCTGCCCATTCGGATCGACTGGAGCTCCGACCTGCCGCCTGGCATCACCGTGCCCCACGTCAACATCCACAGCATTGTGCTGGATTTCTCAGCAGTCTCCTTCCTTGATTTTTCTGCCATGAGAGTCCTTCAAAAG ACTTTGAAAGAATTTATCCGGATCGACATCGACATTTACATTGCAGGGGCACACG aggGCTTCCTGGAGAAACTGGAGAGGTGCGAATTTTTTGACGAGGAGATTAAGCCGTCCatgtttttcctctccattcATGATGCAGTTTTACACATCTTGCTGAAGAAGGATACAGCCCCCAAATTAAAGCTCACTGAG AAGGGTACCAGCAAAGACTATATCATCAATACCAGCAATGGGCTACGCAGCCGGGAGAACACG aatccagcagaaacaaaattttAG
- the CBLL1 gene encoding E3 ubiquitin-protein ligase Hakai isoform X3 — protein MNRMPSKTQAGDEEEFDYNEEERYECKGGEMFGNQRRFPGPIFWDYKINLLGEKDDTPVHFCDKCGLPIKTYGRMIPCKHVFCYDCAILHEKKGDKMCPGCNEPVQRIEQCVRGSLFMCSIVQGCKRTYLSQRDLQAHINHRHMRAGKPVTRPPLEPVHPPIAPPPAEIPERFIMPPEKHHMSHIPPKQHIMMPPPPLQHVPHEHYNQPHEDIRAPPAEMAMAPPPPRPVSQDTFRISTRKHSNLITVPIQDDSSSGAREPPPPAPAPAHHHPEYQGQPVVTHPHHIMPPQQHYAPPPPPPPPISHPLQHPPQAAGTPHMVYSQAPPPPMTSAPPPITPPPGHIIAQMPPYMNHPPPGPPPPQHGGPPVNVSAPPPHHYNPNSLPQFSEDQGTLSPPFTQPGGMSPGIWPAPRGPPPPPRMQGPPAQAPLPGPHHPDQARYRPYYQ, from the exons ATGAACAGGATGCCTTCCAAGACTCAAGCTGGTGATGAAG AAGAATTTGATTATAACGAAGAGGAGCGGTACGAATGCAAAGGAGGTGAAATGTTTGGAAATCAGAGGAGGTTCCCTGGACCCATTTTCTGGGACTATAAG ATTAACTTGCTGGGGGAGAAGGACGATACGCCCGTCCACTTCTGCGATAAGTGTGGATTGCCCATCAAAACCTATGGGCGCATG ATACCTTGCAAGCATGTTTTCTGCTATGACTGTGCTATACTACATGAGAAAAAGGGAGACAAGATGTGTCCGGG ctgtaACGAACCTGTGCAGCGCATCGAGCAGTGCGTACGAGGGTCTCTCTTCATGTGTAGCATTGTCCAAGGGTGCAAGAGAACTTACCTGTCACAGAGGGACCTACAAGCTCACATCAACCACCGCCATATGAGGGCCGGAAAGCCCGTTACTCGCCCTCCGCTTGAGCCCGTTCACCCTCCGATTGCCCCACCACCTGCTGAAATTCCTGAGCGCTTCATAATGCCGCCTGAGAAACACCACATGAGCCACATCCCACCGAAGCAGCACATCATGATGCCCCCGCCTCCTCTGCAGCACGTGCCCCACGAGCATTACAACCAGCCCCACGAAGACATCCGTGCTCCTCCAGCGGAGATGGCCATggctccgccgccgcctcgcccgGTCAGTCAGGACACCTTCCGCATCTCCACCAGGAAACACAGCAACCTGATAACTGTTCCCATTCAGGATGATTCCAGTTCGGGGGCTCGAGAACCACCTCCGCCGGCCCCGGCACCCGCTCACCATCACCCCGAGTACCAGGGGCAGCCCGTGGTAACGCACCCTCACCACATCATGCCTCCGCAGCAGCATTACGCGCCGCCCCCCCCACCGCCTCCTCCGATAAGCCACCCTTTGCAGCATCCCCCCCAGGCAGCGGGCACCCCTCACATGGTGTACAGCCAAGCTCCTCCGCCGCCAATgacctctgctcctcctcccatCACCCCGCCGCCTGGACATATAATTGCCCAGATGCCACCCTACATGAATCATCCTCCTCCGGGacctccccctcctcagcacGGAGGCCCCCCCGTAAACGTAAgtgcgccccctccccaccactaCAACCCTAACTCTTTGCCACAGTTCAGTGAAGACCAAGGAACTCTTAGCCCCCCCTTCACGCAGCCAGGGGGGATGAGTCCAGGGATTTGGCCAGCTCCACGAGGGCCGCCTCCACCGCCGAGAATGCAAGGGCCTCCTGCTCAGGCCCCTCTTCCTGGACCACACCACCCTGATCAAGCCAGATACAGACCCTATTACCAATGA